CaacatccccctctctgtcaCCCAGTACATTCTGGTCTGTGTGGCTCGAGGGCTGCTCCACCTGCATCGTGAGTCCGTGGTCCATCGTGACCTTACTGCCAGGAACGTCCTGCTGACGGCATCTCTGAGAGCCAAGATCACCGACTTTGGTAACTCTCGTATCGTGAATCTGGAGCCTGGTCGACTGGCCAGGACTCTGACGAGGTTTCCTGGGACACTGGTGTACATGCCGCCCGAGGCCCTCTCTGACAGAGGTCACAATGTGTACGGACCCAGTCTGGACGTTTTCTCTTTCGGAGTGTTGCAATTGTTTGCACTCACACAAGTATGtgtgtagttaatgatattcataggttAGATTCCTGGTGACCTTTCATGCAGTGAATTACCTTATAAGTATTGTGGTTGTATGTGTTGGGGAGATCCCCCTTTAATATTGTTGACCTTCAGCAAAtgcattttgtatgtatgattgtgAATATACGTGCACTCATTTTCTCCATACATACAGACATACATAAAAACAATCATGACAGTCAGTATTCACATGTTCTTCCACTCGTGTCATTGGACTAGGTGTTTCCAGGAGATCTCCTTGCCCCCACGTACAGTGACCCCAACAACCCAGAccacctcctggctcgctcagagtttgagcgtCGAGGTCCCTACACGGCTCTCCTTGAGAGGAGTCTGGCGGGTGGACGTGAGCACCCTCTGTTTGGTCTGGTGAGGGAGTGTCTAGCCAACACCCCAGAGAGAAGACCGACCACCGCTGAGCTCCTCTcgtctctggaggaggtggggaggGGGATGGACGGAGGACTGCTCCAGCTGGACATTGGACGAGTGAAGACTGCCAGGACCCTCAGGGCAAAGGAGAAGAGGATAGAGGCTCTACAggtgagtccagtccagtgagcTAGTTGGTGCAAGGGTCTGAGATTGCATGCTGTACTCTgttctcagagagaggtggtccAGAAGGACAGGATACTGGAGAGGAAAGATGAGCAACTTACTGAGAAAGATGCACTTCTAGTGCAAAAAGACAATCAACTTGAACAGCAAGGATACCAGTTGGAACAGAATGCTGCGCTTCTAGTGCAAAAAGACGATCAACTGGATCAAAAGGACAGACTTCTGGTACAAAAAGATGAGCTACTTGTTCAAAAAGATGAGGAAGTAGCGGACAAAGATACTCAGCTTGCTAGACAGCAACAGGTCAGCAGAACCAGTTTATTTTGTTTATTATAAGCTATTTTGTTCCACGAGCTAGCATGTTGATAACCTTTTTTTCACTTTATATGCAGATATTGAATTGTGTCCGTGCTAATGCTGCCACCAAAGATGGTGTGATTGCTGACAAGGACAGacaactcagtgaacaagagtCAAGGATCACTGATCTCATTTCCCAGAGAGAGGGTGCTCTAGTTGAGAGGGCCGCTCTCTTACAGGTATTATAGTAGTcaccaaatgcacacactcttatacgctagtattatactacaataatgatatttgtttgcgtacatgtagctaagtgtGTCGATGAGATTCCAACAATAGTAGTATACCTCAACAATTGATGCTATTGTATAAATCatgttaagccgtaactacacatccgtttgagtgtgcctataattatgtacttcctttagcaGAAATTGTCTCGTTTTGTTGTAGAATTTtcactaatgatattcacgtctgtgtttAGATTTCCACTAACagagatgctgagctggtcaggagagacgccatcattcaacagcagagactggtgagacaaaatgcaccattatatcattgcagagctatagtagaagctttgatctcttataatcgtactgtacattctattagactggtgggcgtggcctcttaagctaattagagaaagtgatttagtgtgcatgcaattattgctacaagtaacactcgcttgttagtagacactatcctaattacactcattcattattcagggtccccctcccagagagttgagacctccactcactctgaaatggagaagaggaaaagacatgccaatcaagatgggtaccacggtacagagtgttgttatcggtgacacggtgtatgttggtggaggcgATGCAGTCAATGGTCGTGGCgcgtgtacagtgatgaagctcgagcaagatcaatggaccaaactaccagagtacactgccaagtgcttcgctatgacatcactcgctaatcgactagtgctggtgggaggacgtGATCCAAGAAACAACAAACCCACCAATCACcttgcagtgtttgaatcaggggaatggactcacccgtacccaccaatgaacattgctcgtgattcctcaacagctgtctccttcaataaccacatcattgtagctgatGGTTGTGATGATAAAGGGCgtatctcctctgtggaggtgttggacgtggcatcaagaagatggtacattgctcagtcactacctaacctacgatcagaactgaaatcaactctcataggaaacaccctctacctaatgggagggtacgATCACACTCTGAgtgcaaccaagacagtgtaccacgtcgacctcactGAACTCGTTGCAAAGGCCCATTcgaacctggacacacccactctctggcagaccttacaggaagtaccactcgtgcgttcagctcctctcagtattgggaggtcactattagccgttggtggacgaGACGACAGATACATctcaagttcatcgatccacctctaccagcctgacacaaggaggtgggtgaaagtgggagacctgcctactgcacgatcctgttgcacatgctcagtacttcctagtggagaggtcattgtagccggaggacagacaagTTCATTTATTATTAGAAGACTGACAATTGTTGATTTCTTCactataagtgctaattagttattttgttaattgtttctctttaattgtgcgatgagtttataacgATATTGATATTCTTTTTATTATGTTGAGAcaattaagttgcaacagaattttatcacataattatagttattatgatgacatgaagtggtacatacataattacattgccagaaaatagtacaaaaacagacaaataCAGTCtccataacaagttcaggtccttggttggggtcttgtccgagggtagggtggacgccttctcccagaatacaaaatttatctcctcttccgagtcaggtAGTGAGGgatggggctcgggaactgaggggttaaagagtcacatggtcatagtcgTACTAAATAGAAGTTTGAGGGCTTAGGAAGTAAGGGGTGAGGAAATCACATGATaatagtagctataatttatactggctAAAAGCAAAATGGCTCAACTATGATAAagggacaccacacacaacacatgtactggtatacaatatgtacgtacttacatgCTGAAGTGCCTACCCACACAAATAATCAaagtgttatacaatagtaAGCAGTGTACAATAGTATGTATAATCTGGCTAAGCAAGTAACGGGAGtaataaaataaaactagactataggctgaaacttttgagaaaaGAGTTTTAGTAGAATCATAGACACGTACTTTATtgcactacataattatacttccagTGAAACAGTAAAACAGTAGCTGTACTCTAAAACCCCTATAGAGTGACAAGATTAAGTAGGCAATTGCAAGAAAACGTATGTACAGGTGTATCGATCACTACAACtctacacactaactgacGTGACACAACTCACTAGTCGAGCCACTTTGATTTCTTGCTCTTGGACTTAAACAAAGCCGAGTCAGCACTCATCCTGTGCAACAGAGAACAGTTAGCTACTTAACTTCTAGGGAGACAATAAAAAGAGTGATTGTGCTTTATCTGCATTCAAGTGGTTGTATAGTGATATACAGTGTTAGCATGTACCGTAGCAGGTGAGGTGCAACATTTCACGTTTTTCGGGGCAGAGCAGCAAACGTGAACATTAAAACTAGGATAAAGCTATTGATGGGTGTACATTGAAACGTACAATAACCAATACTCTAGCCTTTATAGGAGTACTAAAACAGGGCCCACATTAGTTGGTGGCAACATTCCTGTCCTATGAATTGCATTTTATGACGTGTTCAAATAGTTATTCATGGACACAGGCACGTAAACCACAAATTAGAACTAACAATTAACAAACGCATATAAATAAGCATAATCACAATTTGCAGAACGGAGCTTTGACTCCAACATGGTTTCAGACAAGGCCCAAGGCTACGGCCCAAAGGCCCTGTCAGGCAGAAATATGACTTGTGCATAAACAAATGGCTCTGGCCAAACACAAAAAGTGTGAAAACTCCTAATATTGATTCCAGTAGGACACTTCTAGGGGAGTTGTCCTTTTGGGTACTACAGAGCATTTATAAAGTCCACTGCTAAGCAACAATTATACAACCAACTGAAAATGCATTCTCagtatgcaataataattagatgTCCTTTTTGCCAGCTAGTTTCGTAGTTCTGGATGGGGATCAAtcccgtacatgtacaatgataaTACTAAGATCATGATGGCAgattgttcatgcatgcacgagcTCAAAGACAGATTATTATGGCCTGGGGGTATGCACATTTTGACATTCGAAATTCGGGAAAAGCCTatttcacaattataatatgatTGCATTTACCGGAGAGGTGTGGAGGAGGCAGTGACCACTGGAGAGAAGCTTGCTCTCGGAGGTTAGAACTCTTAGGCATTCAGGTTGAACTTGACGTCTTTGCATTGGGGTTCAGCTTGAACATGGCCCTGAGGAATTGCAAACtcagtacacatacacatacatgtactaaactaTGCGTGTTATTTAAAT
This is a stretch of genomic DNA from Halichondria panicea chromosome 1, odHalPani1.1, whole genome shotgun sequence. It encodes these proteins:
- the LOC135352236 gene encoding mitogen-activated protein kinase kinase kinase kinase 4-like isoform X4, whose protein sequence is MFSLRDDADLREFVLENVEHFGEERVLGTGSYGSVQEVMINGEVYAAKKIHEVLLETDERGGVANLAGNYRRECRLMARIRHPNITQFIGLCFVTGSRLPLLVMERLDSSLDDLLESTPNIPLSVTQYILVCVARGLLHLHRESVVHRDLTARNVLLTASLRAKITDFGNSRIVNLEPGRLARTLTRFPGTLVYMPPEALSDRGHNVYGPSLDVFSFGVLQLFALTQVFPGDLLAPTYSDPNNPDHLLARSEFERRGPYTALLERSLAGGREHPLFGLVRECLANTPERRPTTAELLSSLEEVGRGMDGGLLQLDIGRVKTARTLRAKEKRIEALQREVVQKDRILERKDEQLTEKDALLVQKDNQLEQQGYQLEQNAALLVQKDDQLDQKDRLLVQKDELLVQKDEEVADKDTQLARQQQILNCVRANAATKDGVIADKDRQLSEQESRITDLISQREGALVERAALLQISTNRDAELVRRDAIIQQQRLGPPPRELRPPLTLKWRRGKDMPIKMGTTVQSVVIGDTVYVGGGDAVNGRGACTVMKLEQDQWTKLPEYTAKCFAMTSLANRLVLVGGRDPRNNKPTNHLAVFESGEWTHPYPPMNIARDSSTAVSFNNHIIVADGCDDKGRISSVEVLDVASRRWYIAQSLPNLRSELKSTLIGNTLYLMGGYDHTLSATKTVYHVDLTELVAKAHSNLDTPTLWQTLQEVPLVRSAPLSIGRSLLAVGGRDDRYISSSSIHLYQPDTRRWVKVGDLPTARSCCTCSVLPSGEVIVAGGQTSSFIIRRLTIVDFFTISAN